The following is a genomic window from Mya arenaria isolate MELC-2E11 chromosome 4, ASM2691426v1.
CACTTAACCATAATAAGTTATAGTCGAACTACTCATCTTTAAAATACTAGGTTATATTGCCAGGTGGGTTTCgcaatgttttaaacacaaaatatatgaatttgCTTGTGAGTATTAGCTTTTCACAATCATTCTCACACATTATCCTTTGgaaagatattttattgacatCATTTCTATGAATAGCTGGTAAATATGTTCTTCTTTCATTTGCAAAGTGGATGCATTTCAGAATGTGTTGAAATTCATCGCCAATGTCATTTAAGTTACATAAAGTACATTTTCGGTCATTTCTTTGAATACCATGCCAGCGACCCGTCAAATCCTATAATTGTAACACTTTGAGACTCATTTACAGTACTATTCTAAGATTGCTTGTATtgatcatttaacaaatattcaacAAGATTTAACAAATATTCCTTTGTACCGTCAAAGGACTGGTTTTGCCATATAAAACTAAGTccaaattcataaaaaaatattcttaacattGTCTAGCCACAGGTAATGCCTATTATTTCTAATTGACTCATTATAGAGTAGTTTATACAATATCGACGATAAATTGTAGTTATTGTGAGTAAGTTTATACCAGAATCCTATAATCCGATTCTTAATAACAATACTGAGTGGGAATCTACCTTAGTCACCATACAGCATAACATGAGGTGTGCCtttctttacttttaaaatatgcttCATACAATCAGTTTGAATTTTTTCAATTGTGCTAAGGTCTCCAAAACCCCACACTTCACAACCATATAACAAAATTGGTGCAACAGTGTTATCAaacaattttggtaaatctaaatttcttattttaacatACAGACTGAATAAAACTTTTCTCGCTTGatcaacaacatgtttttttgttatttgcaaattttctatttgatcaaatatcaacatttgctgaagggttccaggttttggtatttttgttttaacactccttatgatatGCCACACtatatttcgtaattaaaaaagtgcattttacaaaccatgagcgagttactttaaccttatataatgtatctgtGAGCACCATGTCAAAAGACtttgttttagatttaaaatcCTAAAACGTAAGAGAAACagtattctttaaataatgaatcatCTCGTTTTTCAGAGACGTCCAGAATGACAGTCATTGGTGAGTAGTAGCCAAAGGGCtgatttgtttaaacatgtcCGTCTTAagaaaatacactttaaaatagTGTAGTCTGAAATCACAAAGTACATGCTTTAATTGTTCAACCAAGAACATTGAATAGTGACCCTCTACCAAGTTCTTCAAATCTCCCCTGTTGTTATGGAAATCGTGTGGTGATCATTTAATGTTCGCGATCATGAGCCCTCCTGATGAAACACTTGCTGGTTATCAGTGAATAAGtgtaaaatgattgttttctcTTTTCAGACTTCTGATGGAGAacaccaacaaaacaaacaaacagcaTGAGACGTGTCGCTTGTTGAGATTCCTTCACattgttatttgaattttaataagCTGATCATAGTTTTTGTACACATTACATTttatctgaaataaacattacTTCGGCGAACGCTCAGTGTACGGTTActtgttccccttgatcaaatctcgaccacttgTAACAGTGGGTCACATAGGGTCATaaactaggtcacttggtcaaatcttagaaaaatctttggaacatactagaggcattatacatggtcaaatattcataaaacttaaacagaatgttttccttgatgaaatcttggacttatttaaaactgggtcacatatgatcgaaaattaggtcactaggtcaaatcttagaattTTTTTGTCCGaaatggaaatgattggtcggattatgttcaaacttggtcatgatgtacccttgataaaatatggaccgcttgtaaaagtggggcacatggggtcaaaaactaggtcactaggtcaaatcttagaaaaatctttgaaacacattagatgcattatgtatggtctaatattcatgaaacttgatcagaatgttttccttgatgagcCCCTGGACttgttttaaactgggtcacatgtgataaaaaataggtaaattgggagagggccgtaactgatgctGGTATAACTCATGGCCCGATCCCTTTGCATGTCATTTAATCActcatttgctttaaataaggtatatatatatgatatatttgtattgctttattgtcaacatacatgcaataaactattattaaactaaacataaaaaataggtaactaggtcaaatctttcaaaaatcttgtccgaaactagtttatggtggtgattggtcggattatgttcaaacatggtcagaatgttctcttggGTTAAATTTCGACGTTTAAAAAGTGGGTCATAtaggtcaaaaacaaggtcaataggtcaaatcttagaaaaaaatattgggaACGCACTAGAGgcaatctaatattcatgaaagttaatcagactgttttccttgattgttgttgaatagttcaactgggtcacatggggtcagaaaccaggtcagtaggtgaaatctttgaaaaattggGTCCCGAACCAAACATTGATATTGAATGGTCAGTTATCTTCagatttggtcagaatgtttgcatttatgaaatattacaagtgttttaaaattggtcatatggggtcaaaactaggtcactaggtcatatcttacagaaatcttgggaacactctagaagcaatacatctgctctaatttccatgaaacttaatcagaatgtttgcctcgatgaaatcttggaatagtttgaaactagtaggtcatgtggggtcaaacatgaggtcactgggtcaaatcttaaaaaaaccttgtggacactctagaggctatatgttttgcaatatatctcgaccaatcttcatgaaacttgatcagaatgtttgccttgatgaaatcttagataagtttggaactgggtaacatggagtcataaactaggtttcttggtcaattctaaatgctacattatatatacatttttttaattcaaacagTGGCAATCGAACTCAAACTcatatactaatatatatagttcaccaacaattgatttccattccttgacttagcccaatcaggcaggggatatcaattcaacgaatttgcttgtttttcttcaaatctACGTAAGGATTTTTTTGCTCATAAAAAGCAACATTCGGTCTGTAGTTTGCAGATGGGTGGCCATGGTGTTGTAATCTGTCTAAAATATACAGACTGGCGCTCATGGTGTAGTATTCTATATACAGTTCACAGACTTGCGCTCATGGTGTTGTATTATGTCTACAGTATACAGACTGGCGCTCATGGTGTAGTATTCTATAAACAGTATACAGACTGGCGCTCATGGTGTAGTATTCTATAAACAGTATACAGACTGGCGCTCATGGTGTAGTATTCCATCTACAGTATACAGGCTGGCGCTCATGGTGTAGTATTCTATAAACAGTATACAGACTGGCGCTCATGGTGTAGtattctgtttaaaatgtacataCTGGCGCTCATGGTGAAGTATTTTATCTACAGTTTACATACTGCCACTCATGGTGTTGTATTCTATCTACAGTTTACATACTGCCGCTCATGGTGTAGTATTCTATCTACAGTTTACATACTGCCGCTCACGGTGTTGTATTCTATCTACAGTTTACATACTGCCGCTCATGGTGTAGTATTCTATCTACAGTTTACATACTGCCGCTCATGGTGTAGTATTCTATCTACAGTTTACATACTGCCGCTCATGGTGTAGTATTCTATCTACAGTTTACAGATTGGCATTCATTGTGTTGTATTCTATTTGCACATGCAGTTTACAGATTTGCGCGAAtggtgttttattttgtctagAGTGAAGACTGGCGCTCATGGTGTTGTATTTTGACTGTTTGGACTGGCGCTCATGGTGTAGTATTCTGTCTACAGTTTACAGACTGGCACTTATGGTGTAGTATTTTATCTACAGTTTACAGACTGGCACTCATAGCGTTGTATTCTATTCACAGTTTACAGATTGGCACTCATTGTGTTGTATTCTATCTACACATGTAGTTTACAGATTGGCGCTCATGGTCTAGTATTCTATCTAAAGTTTACAGATTTGGTGATCATAGTGGTTCATTGTGTCGTAAGTAAATGGATTGGTGATCATTATAAAGTGTACTGATTGGTCTTCATTTTAAAGTGTACCGATTGGTAGTCATGGTGTTACATTATGTCTGAAGTTTACAGATTATTATGGTGTTGTTTTCTGTCTGATATGCAAATCACACAATTCGGAAGGGACTGCTCAGTGTTACAAGCCCCTTTTTATTAACACTTGTCTAAAGCATGCTTTGtataccatctcagaccattaTAGCTACTTTCAAACCTTGATATGGTTTGAAGCTGAATGGATTGTGATTTAAAAACAGGGACTTAACATGCTGGATCTATTTcctctttttttacattttcacctTTTTGTGTGTACCCTTACACCGGATGTGGCCACTTTATCGGAAACACAGTGGTTACGTTTAATCAATTGTATTTATCTTATAAGAAACgttgtttattgtttagtgGAACTCTTTTTCCCATATATGGTGCGGAGAAGCACTATTAATCAGTGTTATATCGCGTGCAAATTAGTCAATtgactatagaatatatatgaaatttaTGTAGTGGTCTCTAACCCTAAGTGTACAGATTGGCGGTCATGGTGTTATATTGTGTATGATGTTTACATATTGGTGGTCATGGTGCTACATTAGCCACAATACAGCGCGTTAAGGGAACTAtttaacatttggacattcGTAATGTTCCCCCTAACATAGAGTTGCCAtcacaaaaatcgtcaaagactgaagcggctgtttatatggattAGGTGTTACATTGTGTGCGAAGTTTACTGACCGATGGTCATGGTGTTGCATTCTATCTAAAGTTAAATGATTTCGCCGTCATGGTGTTATATTCTGTATAAAATTAACAGTGATAGTCATGGTGTTGTATTCCGTATAACGTTTACATATTGGTTGCCATggtgttatacaatatataaatatagaatcGACATTATAGTAACTGCATCTAAAGTATCAATCATTTGTTGTCATTAATGGACACAAGATCACACAAGAAACAATATCTGAATATGCCGGTAAAATGTCACTGGTTCCATGATGACGTACGGTCGCACAAGTATAGTGCCTACGACAGGTTTCCATCTGCAGTCTCATACGAACCGCATCCCAGTCAGTTCTGTGAATGGTAATAATATGTTCTTTTCAAGCTTTTCTAAAGGAAATTACTCTAATAAAATAAGTGGAAAAGCTGTTTACCACACGAATACAATGTTATTACTGTATATCAAAAAAATCCAATCAGATggtatattttgcaaaatatcgTTGTCACAAAGAATGCAAGGAATTAGTTTGCATTGAATGATAAATGTAGCTTgcgtttaaaaaacaaacaaactggcAAATGTATagttttactttataaaaaagtaGGCAGGCACTTACCGACGGGTGTAAGACTGTGGTCATCTGAAATTCAACATCAAAAGCTATGTAAAAAATCGTGTCTATATACATTCTTTGATATATCATCAACACCATAATTCTATACTAAATTATTCGAGTAGTTCCGCTTAAACACGACAATCAGTCAATACTAAAAGTATAAGTAGAAGTCAATACTAAATACAAGGAGCAGTTCCGCAAAAATACGACCCCAACCACGTACCTGGATGTGTCATGGCCGTGAATGTCCTTGAACTGGGCGCCAGCTGGGCGCTACCTCGGCACGAGAAGATGCTGAACCGCCTTTCGGTGGATGGCCGTGGCGCCTCCTCCTGAACAACGTCTATATCCTCCTCCTCGTCCTCGCTGTCTCGTCTTCGGACAGGATAGTCAATAATATAAGTGTAATATCACCAACAATTCAACATCCGAGCATGCAAAACATGGTTATGCAGCAGGTGGTAGTTGTATGTTCAGGCAGATATTTACGTACTGTGCAACCGTCTAAGATATGCGTACACAGTCGATTACTTAACACTGGGGTGATATTTTCagttagtttttttatatagttagATGAGATcgtaaagaaataaaatcactaGATACCTTCGTCTTGCAGCAGCCACCTTCTTCAGCCCGTGTGCTCCAAGCCTCCTGGCAAGACAGAGAGCGAGCCCCGCCCCGCCCAACACTACAGGTATCAAAGCCAGCCCCGCAATAACCCATGGACTGTCAAAGAACCCTGAGGACTCCTCCTCCTTTACGTTTTGAACGTCTGGTTCCTCATCAAATTGTGCAAGAGTCATAAATGTTGTGGAAGTAATAAGCGCAGAAGTATTGGTTTGTGAAAAATTTGAAGTTGCCGTTGTAACAGGAGTAGCCATTTTAGTCgtatttagtgttgtttttgttgtagtagttgttgCAATGGTTGGTGTTGTAGTAGCTCTTGGTGATGCAGTGACTTCTGTAGTTGTTATTGGCAATGTAATAATAGCATTTGAAGATGTTACAATAGTAGTTGACATTGTGCTTGCAGTCGTACTTGTTGTTGGCGTTGTTGTTGGCGTTGTAGTAGAAGTTGACGTTGTAGTTGTAGTTTGCGTTGTAGTGGCTTTTGGCGTTGAAGTTGTAATCGGCGTTGTAGTTGTTGTTTGCGTTGAAGTTGTAGTTGGCGTTGGCGTTGgcgttgtagttgtagttggcgttggcgttgtagttgtagttggcgttgtagttgtagttggcgttgtagttgtagttgaCATTGAAGTTGTAGTTGACATTGAAGTTGTAGTTGgcgttgtagttgtagttggtgttaTTGGACTTGGCGTTGTAGTTGACGTTAGCGCTGTAGTAGTAGTTGgcgttgtagttgtagttggtattgtagttgtagttggcgCTGTAGTTGTAGTTGACATTGAAGTTGTAGTTGGCGTAGTGGTTGAAGTTGGCGATGTAGTTGTCGTTGTAGTTTTTGTTGgcgttgtagttgtagttggcgtagtagttgtagttggcgttgtagttgtagttggtgttaTTGTAGTTGGCGTTGTAGTTGACGTTAAAGCTGTAGGAGTAGTTGgcgttgtagttgttgttggcgTTGAAGTTGTAGTTGGCGTAGTAGCTGTTGTTGgcgttgtagttgtagttggtgtttTAGTTGGCATTGTAGTGaatgtagttgttgttgttgtagttagcGCTGgagttgtagttgtagttgtagttggcgttgtagttgttgttggtgttgtagTTATTGTTGGCGTTGTAGATTGCGTTGTTGTTGAATTTTGCGTtgtggttgtagttggtgttgttgttggcgATGTAGTTGTTGCTGGCGTTGTAGTTGACGTCATGGTTGTAGTTGGCGCTGCAGTTGGCGTTGTGGTTGTAGTTGGCATTGTGGTTGTAGTTGGCAATGTAGTTGTTGTTGCTGGTGTTGCTGGTGTTGCAGTTGTTGTTGGCGTTGTTGTTGGCGTTAAAGTTGTAGTTAgcgttgttattgttgttggcGTTGTAGATGTTGTTGGCGTTAAACTAGTAGTCGGTGTTGTGGTTATAGTTGgcgttgtagttgttgttggcgttgaagttgtagttgttgttgtaattgGCGTTGGAGTTGTAGTTGGCGTTGTAGTTGTAATCGGCTTTGCAGTTGTTGTTTGCGTTGAAGTTGTAGTTGTCGTTGGAGGTGAAGTTGGCgttttagttgttgttggtgtagtTGTAATCGGCGTTGTAGTTGTTGTTTGCTTTGTAATTGAAGTTAGCGTTGAAATTGTAGTTGGCGCTGTAGTTGgcgttgtagttgtagttggcgTTGAAGCTGTAGTTAGCGTTGATGTTGTAGTTGGCGTTGGCGTTGTAGTTGGCGTTGTAGTTGgcgttgtagttgttgttggcgTTGTAGTTTGCGTAGTAGTTGTAGCTTgcgttgtagttgtagttggtgttaTTGTAGTTGGCGTTGTAGTTGACGTTAGCACTGTGGTAGTAGATGGCGTTGTAATTGTTGTTGGCGTTGTAGTTGGCGTTGTAGTgattgtagttgttgttgttgttgttgtagttagcGTTGGAGTAGTAGTTGGCGTTGTAGTTGGCGTTGTAGTTGGCGTTGTAGTTATTGTTGGCGTTGTAGATTGCGTTGTAGTTAAAGTTGGCGTTGTGTTTgtagttggtgttgttgttggcgtagttgttgttgtttgcgTTGTAGTTGACGTCATGGTTGTAGTTGGCCTTGTAGTGGCTGTAGTTGTTGCTGTTGTAATCGATGGAGTTATAGTTGGCGTTGTTGTTGGCGCTGCAGTTGGCGTTTTGGTTGTAGTTGGTATTGTGGTTGTAGTAGGCAATGTAGTTGTTGTTGCTGGTGTTGCAGTTGTTGTtggcgttgttgttgttggcgttgtagttgtagttgacattgtagttgtagttggcgTTGTAGTTGCTGTTGGAGTTGTTGTTGGcgttgtatttgttgttgttgttgtagttggcGTTTTAGCTGTAGTTGGCGTTGTAGTTGCTGTTGTAGTTGGCGTTGGAATTGTTGTTATTGGctttgtagttgttgttggcgTTGTAGTTGCTGTTGTAGTTGGCGTTGGAATTGTTGTTGGatttgtagttgtagttggcgTTGTAGTTGAAGTTGGCGTTGTGGTTGCAGTTGTAGTTGTAATTGGCggtgtagttgttgttggttgtgtagttgttgttggcGTTGTAATTTGCGTTGTAGTAAAAGTTGTTATTGTAGTTAACTTTGTAGTCGTAGTTGGCGTTTCAGTGGTTGTAGTTTGCGTTGCAGtggttgttgttggtgttgtagTAGTCGGTGACGTTGTAATTGTAGAAGTTTCCTCTGCAGTGGTTGTTTGCGTTATTGGCGCAGTTGTCGTGATGGTTGTAGTTGGTGTTAAAGTGATACTTTGAGaagttgtagttgttggcgTTGTCACTGTTGTGCTGCTTGTGGTTGTCGTTGGTGGTGGGGTTGTTATAGAAACGCCAAGGTAAATTGTCCCTGTTGCGCCGCCGCAGTCCACGGATATTTCAGCGGAAGTTGGCTGTTTTAGCATTCGTACGTCAGCTACGATCATTGTTCCTGAAAAGAATATCATTCTTGATTATAGAATGGAGCCACTTTACTGCTTGAATGCTTAAATGTTTCACGATAAAAATAATctcaacaaataaaaaataaataccgtTTTTATTcaaagcttaaagctgcactctcacagattgaacgttttgacaactttttattttttgatcttggaacgagccagtgTACgagaaaatgcatggaaaccagtgatataagactgctgacagaatatcagaccgcagattttcatatttaggttaaaaaaatgatgttttatgcatactAAAACGTTAGCAACGCTcttagccataaatcattaattttcgaacggaaatatgaaaatctgcaatctgattttttgtcagcagtcttttatcactggtttgcagatatttacgcaaacattgtctcattcctggacaaaaaaatagttgtcaaaatggtgaatctgtgagagtgcagctttaaagtttgAGTTAGGGTTCAAAACATGAACAACACTTCTAAAGGTTCAATTTACCTTGTTGCACAAAGACGTTAGCGTTCGTGTCGGATACGACTGACGTTACCTCGCAATTGACAATGTCACAGCCGTTAGACACGTCAATAACGTACAGCTCCTGCAGACCATTACGTTCCGATGTGGTCAGCTTCCACGTTGTGGCTGGGACGTTGTGCATTATCGGGACCTTTAGTGACCATACTCACCGCATgaattaatgttaacaaaatccGACAATCGCTGATCAAACAAAgttgataaaacaacaacaacaataaacattcCTATAGAGAGAACGAGTCACCAAGGGTAATATAAACTTATGAAGAGAACAAAAGTGTTTTAGACGTATACCATGTTTtagagtgttttttttctttctgtctATATCCGAACGGTAACAAGTAGACGGAGCCTAATCGTTGGAAAACTAGCGTGCGGATAAAAAACAGTTCTATTCACTAATAGAGCACGCTATTAAACCGTGACCTTGACACCATTGCACAGAGTATATACGTCAGCTACTACCGTGATTGACACTAATATACACACGTACTGAGGCGCTCGTGTATAAACTGTATAACTCTAGTGGTG
Proteins encoded in this region:
- the LOC128231004 gene encoding uncharacterized protein LOC128231004; amino-acid sequence: MGSSLGDVTEVLTFTATDGTLTATATLTVNIVDTVPIMHNVPATTWKLTTSERNGLQELYVIDVSNGCDIVNCEVTSVVSDTNANVFVQQGTMIVADVRMLKQPTSAEISVDCGGATGTIYLGVSITTPPPTTTTSSTTVTTPTTTTSQSITLTPTTTITTTAPITQTTTAEETSTITTSPTTTTPTTTTATQTTTTETPTTTTKLTTITTFTTTQITTPTTTTQPTTTTPPITTTTATTTPTSTTTPTTTTNPTTIPTPTTTATTTPTTTTKPITTIPTPTTTATTTPTTAKTPTTTTTTNTTPTTTPTATTTPTTTTIANNNANYNSIDYNSNNYSHYKANYNHDVNYNANNNNYANNNTNYKHNANFNYNAIYNANNNYNANYNANYNANYYSNANYNNNNNNYNHYNANYNANNNYNAIYYHSANVNYNANYNNTNYNYNASYNYYANYNANNNYNANYNANYNANANYNINANYSFNANYNYNANYSANYNFNANFNYKANNNYNADYNYTNNN